A DNA window from Fimbriimonadaceae bacterium contains the following coding sequences:
- a CDS encoding nucleotidyltransferase family protein translates to MTIAGILLAAGRSERMGGVNKLLAPWGSGFVVEAVWKTMLGAGLERIVVVAGFEAPRVQAVLPGATVVRNARFEEGLGTSIAAGVEAAGAAEGYLIVLGDMPRVPPDHLRALVAERSEETTIVASRTEGRLGPPVLFGGAYRGELGALSGDEGARVLLHRHADQVRAVDLAPSEAADIDHPQDLV, encoded by the coding sequence ATGACGATCGCCGGGATCCTGCTTGCGGCGGGACGTTCGGAGCGGATGGGCGGCGTCAACAAGCTGCTTGCCCCCTGGGGATCGGGGTTCGTCGTCGAGGCGGTCTGGAAGACGATGCTCGGGGCGGGTCTGGAGCGGATCGTGGTGGTCGCGGGCTTCGAGGCCCCGCGGGTGCAGGCCGTTCTTCCAGGCGCCACCGTGGTTCGCAACGCCCGTTTTGAAGAGGGGCTCGGCACCTCGATCGCCGCAGGGGTGGAAGCCGCGGGCGCCGCGGAGGGCTACCTGATCGTGCTCGGAGACATGCCGCGCGTGCCGCCCGACCACCTCCGGGCGCTTGTGGCGGAACGGTCGGAGGAAACCACGATCGTCGCCTCGCGCACCGAGGGCCGTTTGGGTCCGCCCGTGCTCTTCGGCGGCGCTTACCGCGGCGAACTGGGTGCACTGTCGGGCGACGAGGGGGCCAGAGTGCTGCTCCACCGCCACGCCGACCAGGTGAGGGCCGTGGACCTCGCGCCAAGCGAAGCGGCGGACATCGACCACCCCCAAGACCTCGTCTGA
- a CDS encoding XdhC family protein → MRAVAGAVLEWTAEGRRFALATVVQTRGSSPRPTGACMAVRDDGLSVGSVSGGCVEGAVITEALSVLGDGRPRLLEFGEASDDGWEVGLSCGGGIQVWVERPALEEDGPDGTGWWDVLRMADEGLACVRVASLDPNRPTHLVWSPTGASSGGLLPAVEAARSAWGRREDGVAEVEGVPCFVHVMPAPDRLLIVGAVHIAVPLVRLARDLGFTSVVVDPRAAFATAERFPDPPDLLVAEWPQDALCGFPPDEETYAILLTHDPKIDDPALEILLRSPAPYIGALGGRSTQASRRERMRAKGFSEEDLDRIRGPVGLAIGARTPEEIALAILAEIVQVKRMR, encoded by the coding sequence ATGCGCGCCGTCGCCGGAGCGGTGCTGGAGTGGACGGCCGAAGGCCGGCGGTTCGCGTTGGCCACGGTGGTCCAGACGCGGGGCTCGTCCCCGCGCCCGACCGGTGCCTGCATGGCCGTGCGCGACGACGGTCTGAGCGTGGGGTCGGTGAGCGGCGGCTGCGTGGAGGGGGCGGTGATCACCGAAGCCCTGTCGGTGCTCGGGGACGGCCGGCCCAGACTGCTCGAATTTGGAGAAGCGTCCGACGACGGATGGGAGGTCGGTCTCTCTTGCGGCGGCGGAATCCAAGTGTGGGTCGAGCGTCCGGCCCTTGAGGAGGACGGACCCGACGGGACGGGTTGGTGGGACGTGCTGCGGATGGCCGACGAGGGCCTCGCCTGCGTGCGCGTGGCCAGCCTCGACCCGAATCGGCCGACACACCTGGTGTGGAGCCCGACCGGCGCGTCGTCGGGAGGCCTTTTGCCGGCTGTGGAAGCAGCAAGGAGCGCATGGGGACGGCGCGAGGACGGTGTGGCCGAGGTCGAGGGCGTTCCGTGTTTCGTCCACGTCATGCCCGCACCGGACCGGCTTCTCATCGTCGGCGCCGTGCATATCGCCGTGCCCTTGGTTCGCCTCGCACGCGACCTCGGGTTCACCAGCGTTGTCGTGGATCCGAGAGCGGCGTTCGCGACCGCGGAGCGGTTCCCCGACCCTCCGGACCTGCTCGTCGCCGAGTGGCCGCAAGACGCGCTGTGCGGCTTTCCTCCGGACGAGGAGACGTATGCGATCCTGCTGACCCACGATCCCAAGATCGACGATCCGGCGCTTGAGATTCTCCTGCGGAGCCCCGCACCCTACATCGGCGCCCTCGGGGGCCGATCGACCCAGGCGTCGCGCCGCGAACGCATGCGGGCCAAAGGATTCTCGGAGGAGGATCTCGACCGCATCCGCGGCCCGGTCGGGCTCGCCATCGGCGCGCGGACGCCCGAGGAGATCGCGCTCGCAATCCTCGCCGAGATCGTGCAGGTCAAGCGGATGCGATGA
- a CDS encoding molybdopterin-dependent oxidoreductase, translating to MSSQPSLSRRTLLKVTAGAGAGLVLGCYARPTLEEGLLKSGAGKAELIPSAWLRLDSNGIATVTISKSDMGQGARTVLATLVAEELDIPWENVRVEQADGDREKYGSQGTGGSSSVRSMWGPLRLTGATARTMLVAAAAQKWGVPASECHAENGKVSHPGPGREAPFGELVELAATLPVPDRQSVQLKSPEAFKLVGKRVGRIDARDIAMGKAQYASDLRPKGAAVAAIARPPAFGARAKSFDDSRTMRIPGVRKVVEQPSGIAVVADHTWAALEGRRVLEIDWDMGPNADLDSAKIRQALVDAVGEFPAVGGAKSLRAEYDLPFLSHSPLEPMNCIADVKADSAELWAPTQGADGVRSSVAQTLGLPLTAVTVHVPMIGGGFGRRLQGDYATEAALLSKAIGGPVQVIWSRDDDMRHDFYRPTSHHALMGAVDAQGMPVAWLHQMMGPSGRRGGGDFSRTRIAYDVANVQQRNGGANIPVPTGAWRSVGASQTCFVEESFFDELAHLGGQDPLELRLKLLQDPRLKKCVETVKEKAQWGREMPKGSAQGVACFAGFGSYVAVVAEVTVRAGEVKVDRVVEAIDCGVVVSPSGASAQAEGCVVDGISTALHAGITIANGGVEQSSYFDYPWIKIADMPNVEVHFIEGANSPGGMGEPTYPPVPPALMNAIFAATGKRIRRLPMQPGDLD from the coding sequence ATGAGCAGCCAACCATCGCTTTCCCGACGAACGCTTCTGAAGGTCACCGCCGGTGCCGGCGCAGGATTGGTCCTCGGTTGTTACGCCCGCCCCACGTTGGAAGAAGGGCTCCTGAAGAGCGGCGCCGGCAAGGCCGAACTGATCCCGAGCGCTTGGCTCCGCCTTGATTCCAACGGCATTGCGACCGTCACGATTTCCAAGTCCGACATGGGGCAAGGTGCCCGCACGGTGCTCGCCACCCTCGTCGCCGAGGAGTTGGACATTCCTTGGGAGAACGTGCGTGTGGAGCAGGCCGACGGCGACCGTGAGAAGTACGGCTCCCAAGGCACGGGCGGCAGCAGTTCGGTGCGTTCGATGTGGGGACCGCTTCGCCTCACCGGCGCAACCGCCCGGACGATGCTGGTCGCCGCGGCCGCCCAGAAGTGGGGCGTGCCCGCGTCCGAGTGCCACGCCGAGAACGGCAAGGTGTCGCACCCGGGTCCCGGTCGCGAAGCCCCCTTTGGCGAGCTGGTCGAGTTGGCCGCGACCCTTCCGGTCCCCGATCGCCAATCCGTCCAGCTCAAGAGCCCCGAGGCGTTCAAGCTCGTGGGCAAGCGGGTGGGACGGATCGATGCCCGCGACATCGCTATGGGCAAGGCGCAGTATGCGTCGGACCTTCGGCCCAAGGGCGCCGCGGTCGCCGCGATCGCACGCCCGCCGGCGTTTGGCGCTCGGGCGAAGTCGTTCGACGATTCGCGCACGATGCGGATTCCCGGCGTACGCAAGGTCGTCGAGCAGCCCTCGGGCATCGCGGTCGTCGCCGACCACACGTGGGCGGCCCTCGAGGGGCGCCGCGTGCTCGAGATCGACTGGGACATGGGCCCGAACGCCGATCTCGACAGCGCGAAGATCCGCCAGGCCTTGGTGGACGCGGTCGGCGAGTTTCCAGCCGTCGGCGGTGCGAAGAGCCTCCGCGCGGAGTACGACCTTCCGTTCCTGTCGCACTCGCCGTTGGAGCCGATGAACTGCATCGCCGACGTGAAGGCCGACTCCGCCGAGCTTTGGGCTCCCACCCAGGGCGCGGACGGGGTGCGCTCCTCGGTCGCACAAACCCTCGGCCTGCCCCTGACGGCGGTGACGGTGCACGTCCCGATGATCGGCGGAGGATTCGGCCGGCGCCTTCAGGGCGACTACGCGACGGAGGCTGCGCTTCTCTCGAAGGCGATCGGCGGTCCGGTGCAGGTGATCTGGTCGCGCGACGACGACATGCGCCATGACTTCTACCGCCCCACCAGCCACCACGCCCTGATGGGTGCGGTGGACGCGCAGGGCATGCCGGTCGCGTGGCTTCACCAGATGATGGGCCCGTCGGGGCGGCGGGGCGGCGGGGATTTCTCCCGCACGCGCATCGCCTACGACGTAGCGAACGTGCAGCAGCGCAACGGCGGTGCGAACATTCCCGTTCCAACCGGCGCATGGCGCTCGGTCGGCGCCTCCCAGACGTGCTTCGTCGAGGAGTCCTTCTTCGACGAACTGGCGCATCTGGGCGGCCAGGACCCGCTCGAACTTCGCTTGAAACTCCTGCAAGATCCCAGGCTGAAGAAGTGCGTCGAGACTGTGAAGGAGAAGGCGCAGTGGGGCCGCGAGATGCCCAAGGGCTCCGCCCAAGGCGTCGCGTGCTTCGCGGGCTTCGGCTCGTATGTCGCGGTCGTCGCCGAAGTGACCGTGAGAGCGGGCGAGGTGAAGGTGGACCGCGTGGTCGAGGCCATCGATTGCGGGGTGGTCGTGAGTCCGAGCGGGGCCAGCGCCCAAGCCGAGGGGTGTGTGGTCGACGGAATCTCCACGGCCTTGCACGCGGGCATCACGATCGCGAACGGCGGAGTCGAACAGAGCTCCTACTTCGATTACCCGTGGATCAAGATCGCCGACATGCCGAATGTGGAAGTGCACTTCATCGAGGGCGCCAACTCGCCGGGAGGAATGGGCGAGCCCACCTACCCGCCGGTGCCGCCCGCGTTGATGAACGCGATCTTCGCCGCGACCGGCAAGCGCATTCGGCGCCTTCCGATGCAGCCGGGCGACCTCGACTAG
- a CDS encoding (2Fe-2S)-binding protein: MKEFVLVVNGKEHKVEAVPTTPLLWVLRDNLGLTGAKYGCGVGSCGSCTVHLDGAAFRSCLLPVADAVGKKITTIEGLSPDGSHPVQRAWVAEDVAQCGYCQTGQIMSAAALLASTPRPSNEQIDEAMQHNVCRCGTYQRIRAAIHRAAKEEQP; encoded by the coding sequence ATGAAAGAATTCGTGCTCGTCGTCAACGGCAAGGAACACAAGGTGGAAGCGGTGCCGACCACGCCCCTTCTGTGGGTGTTGCGAGACAACCTGGGGCTGACGGGCGCCAAGTACGGATGCGGCGTCGGCTCTTGTGGCTCTTGCACGGTGCATCTCGACGGCGCCGCGTTTCGGTCCTGCCTCCTCCCCGTCGCCGACGCGGTCGGCAAGAAGATCACGACCATCGAGGGCCTGTCGCCCGACGGATCGCACCCGGTGCAGCGCGCCTGGGTCGCGGAGGACGTCGCGCAGTGCGGCTACTGCCAGACGGGTCAGATCATGAGCGCGGCGGCCCTCTTGGCCTCGACGCCCCGCCCGTCCAACGAGCAGATCGACGAGGCCATGCAGCACAACGTTTGCCGGTGCGGCACGTACCAGCGCATCCGCGCGGCCATCCACCGCGCGGCCAAGGAGGAGCAGCCATGA